The DNA segment GGCCCCCGCCGAAGCCGCCGGTCGCACGGACTTCGACTTCTACGCGGCCCCGCAGGCCCGCCTGGCCTTCGAGCGCGAGCAGGAGATCATCCGCACGGGCCAAGGCTACGCCGACGCCGAGGAGCAGATGATCAGCCGCGACGGGCGCGAGGTCTGGTTCTCGGTGACGAAGCTCCCCTTGCGCGACGCGGACGGCCGCATCGTGGGCACCTACGGCGTCTCCCGCGACGTCACCGACCAGAAGCGCCAGAAGGACCGGCTGCGGGAATCCGAAGCGCTCTACCACTCGCTCGTCGACAGCCTGCCGCAGTGCATCTTCCGGAAGGACCTCGAGCTGCGGGTGACGTTCGCGAACAAGCGTCTGTGCGCGGCGCTCGGGCGTCCGCTCGAGGAGATCCTGGGCAAGACCGACTACGACTTTTTTCCCCCGCACCTGGCCCGCAAGTATCAGGAGGACGACCGGCGCGTCATCCGCACGGGGCAGATCTTCGAGACGATCGAGGAGCACCAGGATCCCGGCAAGGAACTCACGTACGTCCACGTCGTCAAGGTGCCGATTCTCGATTCCCGCGGGAACGTGGTGGGCGTGGAAGGCATCTTCTGGGACGAGACGGAGCTCTACCGCGCCCGCCGGCGTCTGGAGGAGAGCGAGCAGCGGTACGCCCTGGCGCTCGAGGGGGCCAACGACGGCATCTGGGACTGGAACCTCGTGACGAACGAGGTCTACTACTCGCGGCGCTGGAAGGAGATGCTGGGCTACCGCGAGGACGAGATCGGCAAGAAGCTCGAAGAGTGGATGAAGCGGGTCCATCCGGACGATCTTCCGGCGCTGCGGGCGGCCATCCACGCGCATCTGTCGGGCCGGACGGCCCACTTCCAGAGCGAGCACCGGGTGCTCCACAAGCAGAAGGCGTACCGCTGGGTGCTCAGCCGCGGTCTGGCCGTGCGCGACGCCGCCGGCAAGCCCGTGCGCATGGCCGGTTCGCAGACCGACATCACGGACCGCAAGCGCGCCGAGGAGGAGCTGACCCACCAGGCCTTCTACGACCCCTTGACGGATCTGCCCAACCGGGCGCTCTTCCTGGACCGCCTGAAGCACGCGATCCGCCGCGCCGGGCGGCGCGGCGAAGGGGAAGCGACCTTCGCGGTCCTCTTCCTCGACGTGGACCGCTTCAAGGACGTCAACGACAGCCTCGGGCACATCGTGGGCGACGAGCTGCTCAAGGCGATGGCGCGGCGGCTGGAAGAAACGGTGCGTCCGGGGGACACGGTGGCCCGCCTGGGGGGCGACGAGTTCGCGATCCTTCTCGAATCCCTTCGCAGCGCGGAGGACGCCCTGGACGTGGCCCACCGGATCCTGGAGAGCCTCCGGAAGCCCTTTTCGATCGCGGACCACGAGGTCTTTGCGACCGCGTCGATCGGGATCGTCCCGGGAACCCTCGAGGGGGGACCCGAGGACCTGCTGCGGGACGCGGACACGGCGATGTACCGGGCCAAGGAGCGCGGCCGCGCGTGCGCGGAGGTCTTCGACCGCGGCATGCACGCCCGGGCGGTGGCGCGCCTGCAGCTGGAAACCGATCTGCGCAAGGCGATCGAGCGCTCCGAGTTCCGGGTGTACTACCAGCCGATCGTGTCGCTGGCCGCCGGACGCGTGGTGGGCTTCGAGGCGCTGGCGCGGTGGCAGCACCCCGAGCGCGGGCTCGTGGGTCCCTCGGAGTTCGTGCCGCTGGCGGAGGAAACCGGGCTCATCATCCCGATCGACCTCTGGGTGCTCGACCAGGCGTGCCGCCAGACGCGGCGATGGCAGGAGCGCTTTCCGTCGGATCCGCCGCTTTCGATCAACGTCAACCTCTCCAGCCGCCATTTCTCCCAGGCGGGGCTGGCCGCCCACGTCGAGGAGATCCTCAAGGAGACCGGGCTCGACCCCTCGAGTCTGCGGCTGGAGATCACCGAGAGCGTGATCCTGGAGGACGTCAAGGCGATCTCGGACATGCTCCAGCGTCTCAAGGGGCTCAAGGTTCAGCTCTACCTCGACGACTTCGGGACCGGCTACTCGTCGCTCGGATATCTCCACCGGTTTCCGATCGACAGCCTCAAGATCCATCACTCCTTCGTGGGACAGCTGGGAAAGGCGGAAGGGCAGGGGGAACTCGTGCGCACGATCACGACCCTGGCGGGGAACCTCCGCATGGGGGTCGTGGCGGAAGGGGTCGAGACGCTCGATCAGGTGCGCACGCTGCGGGAACTGCGCTGCGACCGCGTGCAGGGGTTCCTTTTCTCGCAGCCGCTGCCGCCGGAGGAGGCGGAGCGCCTCATCGGGCGGCCGCTCCTCGGGGACGGAAACGGCCGCGGATAGCGGCGGCGGAGGTCAGAAGATCCCGCGCTCGGGGACCCAGACCACGTCTCCAGGCTGAAGGTCCAGATCCAGCTCGAGCCGTCCGTTGAGGATCGCGTCCAGGTCCACGGCGTATTTCCGGGTTTCCCCCGTGGGCGTCGTCCGCAGCACCATGACGCGCGAGGTGGCGGCGAACTTCGTGTAGCTTCCGGCGTGGCTGACGGCCATGGAGACGGTCATCCGGGCGCCGTTGGGGACCTCGACCTGGCCGGGCTTGTTGACCTGGCCCAGGACGTACGCCACGCGCACGGCCGAAGGGATGACGACGAGATCGTCCGGCCAGAGCTCCAGGTCGGCCTCCGGGTGTCCCTGGGCGAGGAGGCGTTCCACCTGGACGAGGTTGACGTGAAGGACCTCGCGTTCGGCGGGGCCGCGGCGCCGGACGACCTGGACGTACTCCTTGTAGGCGCGGTCGGTGAGCCCTTCGGCGGCGGCGATGGCCTGAAGCAGCGTCAGCCGGGAGGTGGGGAAGACCTCGTAGCCGCCGGGCTTGGTGACGCCCCCCATGACGTAAACCTTCCGGGGGGCGTACTCCTTGACGGTGACGGTGACGGACGGATCGTGCAGGAAGTCTTTTTCGAGGCGCTGCTTGAGGGTCTGCTCCAGCTGCGCGGTGGTTTTTCCGGCGGCCTGGACGGGGCCGATGAGGGGATAGGTGATCTTGCCCTCCTGAGGAATGCGGACTTCGAGCTGGAGGTCGGGCTGGCGGAAGACGCTGATGGCCAGGAGGTCGCCCGGGGCGAGGACGGGGTCCGGGGCGGGGGCGCTGCGCGGAACGGCGGCGGGGGGAGCGTCCGCCGCGGGGGCGGCGGCGAAGGGGGGAACCGGGGTCGGCGGAACGTCGGCGCGGCGCGTTTCCGTTTCGGCGCCGCAGGCGGACACCGCCAGGAGCGCCGCCGCGCAGGCGAAGTGCGTTTTCATGGAAGGCCATGCTACGGATCGGGCGCCGGGCGAGTCAAGGGGGCCGACCGGAACCGTTTGACACCGCGGCCGCGGGGCGGCCCTTCTTGCAACGCCCTTCCTTCGGGATACAATGAAGTCATGGAAGGAGCGGAAAAGATCCTCAAGGAAGCGTCCGATCTGCCCGTCGAAGAACGGGCCTTCCTTGTGGACTCCCTTCTGCGAACGCTGAACCGTCCGGATCCGGGAATCGATCGGCAATGGATCGCCGTTGTCCGTCAACGCCTCGCCGATCTGCGGGGGGGAGGCGTTCGGGCGATTCCCGCCGAAGACGTGTTTGCACGTCTTCGGGACCGCTTCGGGAGATGACCCTCTCGTTTCATCCCGAGGCGGCCGCGGAGCTTGAAGCAGCGACCGCCGCCTACGAGGATCGCGAGCCGGGGCTGGGACTGGACTTTATCCTTGAAGTACAGGCGGCGATCGAACGCATCGTCTCCTTTCCCGAGGCTTGGCCCATCCTGGACGGAGAGGTCCGCCGCTGCCTGGTGCACCGCTTTCCTTTCGGGATTCTCTACGCCTGCGAGGCATCCGGGATTCGTATCCTGGCGGTCATGCATCTCCACCGGGAGCCGGAGTATTGGAAACACCGCCGTGGGCCGACCGGAACCGTTTGACACCGCGGCCGCGGGGCGGTTCCAATAGGAAAGGGCGGCGGAGGGAGATTCGCATGAACATCCTGCCGGCGGCAATCGCGATCCTCGCCTTCCCTTCCGTTCAGGATCCGAAGATCTCCTTCGAAGAAAAGCTCCTGGCGACCATCCCGGACGACGTCCATGTCAGCCGCATCGTCTTCAGCCGGGACGGACGCCACGTGGCCTACCGCGGCATGCGCGGCGGCCGCTTCTTCGTGGCCGTCAACGGCCAGAAAGGCCCCGACTTCGCGGGCGTGAGCGAGGATTTTCTCCTCGCGCCCGACGGCCGGCCCGTCTACCGTGCCTTCAACGGCGCCGCCTGGGTGGTCCAGTTCGGCGCCCAGCAGGTGGGGCCCGCGCTGGCCGCCATCGGCAAGGCCGTCCTCAGCCCCGACGGCAAGAAGGTGGCCTTCGACGGCACCCGCGGGGGCTCGGGCGCCCAGGACAAGACCGCCTGGGCCATGTACGTGGGCGGCCAGAAGCTCGGGACCGACTACTTCGCCTGCGGTCCGCCCCACTTCAGCGCCGACGGATCGGTCGTCGCCCACTCGGTGCGCCTGGGCAAATCCGGCGACGCGAACCGGCCGTTCCATACCGTCCACGCCATGGTCGTGGGCGGCAAGGTCGGCCCCGAATGCGACGAGGTTTCCCATCCGTTCTTCGCCCCCAAGGGCAAGGCCATGGCCTACCGGGCGCGGCACGACGCCACCTGGACGATGGTCGTGGACGGGAAGTCCCAAGGCTCGTATGCGGAGCTGGGCGACCCGGTCTGGAGCCCGGACGGCAAGAGCCTGGCCTACCGCGCGGGCGGGGGCGCGAAGTGGACGGTGGTCGTCAACGGCAAGCCGGGCGAAGAGTACGCGTCCGTGGGCGATCCGGTCTGGAGTCCGGACTCCAAGAAGGTCGCCTTCCGGGCCATGCGCGGACAGGACGGCTTCATCGTCGTGGGAGACAAGGCGCTCGATCCGGCTCCCTACTTGGGCGATCCGACCTTCGGGCCGGACGGAACCGTGGTGGCCTACCCGGCCCGCAACGGCCCGCGCTGGGGACTCGTGGTCGGCGATCGCCGCCTTCCGGCGGACTATGACGTCCTGGAAGATCCCGTCTTCAGCCCGGACGGCAAGCGCGTGGCCTACCGGGCCATGTGGAAGTACAAGTGGATCATTGCGGTGGACGACGGCAAGGGCGAGATCTTCGACGCGGTGGGGGTGCCCGTCTGGAGTCCGGATTCCGCGAAGGTCGCCTACGCCGCCCAGAAGGACGGCAAATGGTACCTTGTGGCGGCCTACCGGCGCCTGGAACCGTTGGACGAGATTCTCACCCCTCCGGTCTGGTCGCCGGACGGCCGTAAGGTGGCCTTCGGGGCGCGCAAGGGGCAGGACCTCTTCTGGAAGGTGCTCCAGGTGCAGGACTAGAAAGGTCCGCGCCGCGCAATTCCCGGGGGAATAAAGGCTCCCGGTTTGTATTCTTTAATAGAGGATGGGTACCGGCGGGAGCACGGCTGGACGCGAACGGGGTCTGGCCCTCGTTCTGGTCCTGACGGTCCTCTTGGCGCTCGCCCTGGTGGCGACCCCCTTCGTCCTGTCGATGCTCCTTCACGAGCAGAGCGGGGCGGCGTCGCGCTTCTTCTCCCAGGCCGACTACGGCGCGGAGGGGGCCCGCAACTACGCCGTCTGGCGGCTCATGGCGAGCCTCGATCCCGTCGAACGGCGCGCCGGGGCCGGAGCCGTCAACACCTATCACTTCGATCCCGCCCAGGAGTTCGACATCCGGCTGACGGACGCCTATCTCCGGCGCCTGGGGATCTCCGATCCGCGCGGGGCCATCTGGGGCCTGACCGTTCAGGACGAGCAGGGCAAGCTCAACGTCCGGAGCGTTCCGGAGCGGGCGCTGGTGACCCTGGCGCAGGCGGTGACCGGCCGGGCGATCTCGAGCCCCCTTCAGTTCGAAACCGCGAGTCTGGCGGCGCCGAAGGATTATCTCACGCAATACTCCGGCCGGGATTCGGCCTGGATCTGCCCGCAGCGGATCCGCGAAGCCGGCGGTCCGGGAACTTCGGGCGCCTTCACGGTGGACAACCTTATGGTGCTGGGCCCGCGCGCGCGGATCCGCGCTTCGAAGCCGGGGCTGCGCCCGTTCGAGGGCCGGATCGCTTCCAACGCGATCCTCGGCAACGCCCCGGCGCCCGCCGGATTCACCACGGACCCGGCCCTTCCGCCCGGTTACGCCGACGGCGTGATCGAAGTCGAGATGCGCCACCCGGTCAATCTGAACACGGCGCGGCGGGAGACCCTGCTGGCGGTCTTCGAGGGGCTGGAGATTCACAACGTTCCTCAGAGCCGCGTGGACCGCGCCTCGGCGGCGCTCCTGGCCAACGCCTTCGTGGATCAGCGGATCGAGCGGCTCGATCAGTTCCTCCTGAAGCTTTCGGGCCTCGGGGGGCTGCGGCCCGAGCAGCGCCTGGCCGTGGCGATCAACGCGGTCTGTCCCACGGCGGCGCTCCTGGCGGGCTCCGGGACCGCGCCGTTCTGCTTCCGGTCGTACGACGTGTACACGGTGGAGGCCTTCGCCGCGGTGAACACGCCCGCGGGAACCGCGGCGGGATGGCGCGGGTTCCGCGAGGTGGCCAGCGTGTCCGCTCCTTCGCTCCTCACGCGGACGGTCGAGAGCGAGTATGACTTCGATCAGATGCTCAACCAGGGGGCGGACCTGGCGACGTACTTCCCCCGCGCGCGCGTCCTGGGAGGGTATCCCTTCGGCAGCCGGATGGTGACCTTCCCGCGGATCCCCGGCCCGGCCGGCGGGGAGCCCGGTCAGCTTTACGGTCCGAGCGACCTGGCGCTCAAGGCCCAGCAGCGGCCCGGTCCCGGCGGGAACGAAGCGTACGTGACGCTGGTGACGTCGCGGGACGAACGGGGCCGCTCCGAGTGGGAAGCCGCGCTTCAGGGCTGGCCGAATCCCCACGCGCGGGACCATTTCGACGCCGCGATCGAGGGACGCCGGCTTCAGGGAACGGCGCTGACCTATCCCTGGGGTCAGGTGTTCGTCACCCAGCCGCCCGCCACCGGCGGGGGCGGAGGGACAGGTCCGGAAGCATTCTTGTCGCCGGCGGGAATGCTTCCGGATGTCGCCGCCGGGGGCTTCGAGCTCTGGGTCCGCTTCGACGGTCCGCCCCCCAACCCCGTCACGATCTTCGATCTGCGCGAACAGGACTTCACCAATCGGATGACGCTCCGGGTCGAGAACAACGAGATCATCTTCACCGTCTGCGACAGCACGATCGGCGCGGCCGACCATCCGATCGACAACGGCGCCGCCGAAGTGCGCCAGCCCTTCACCCCCGAACGGGACACCTGGTACCACCTGGCCGCGTACTGGGAGGGCACCCGGTACGCGGAGCTGGCGCTTCTCGTGGACGGCTTCGCGCACCCGCAGCAGAAGTTCTCGCACGTCAATCCCGAGGGGCAGACCGTCCTCACCCGCCTCACGGGGGCGATGACGGATACCTCCACCTCGATCGGCCTTCAGGACGACAGCTTCCTGCCGCAGAACGTCACGGCTTTCGTGGGCACCGCCGGGGACAGCCCGACCGTGACGCCGCTTCTGGTGGGCGACGAGGTGATGATCTACGACCGCCCGGCCGGGACCCTCGTGCGCGGGGCGCGGGGGACGCGCCCGCAGCCGCATCCGGCCGGGGCGGCCGTCCAGATCTTCGGCTACTCCAGCCGCCTGCGGCGGGGAACCGTCCGGGTGGACGAGAATCCGCCGCGGTACCCGCCCTGCACGTACGACCGGCTGACGGCCGGAGGGGGCGCCGTCGCCTACGGGTTCGGCCCCGATCCCACCGCGACCGTCGCCGGAGACAAACAGGACGCCATGACCGGCGGCTGGTACGTGGACGCCTCGCAGTCGGACATCGGCGTCAACAGTCCGGACATCATGGCCTTCCCCGACCAGGGCTACATCTTCATCGAAAACGAGGTGATTTTTTACACGGGCCGGGACGCGTCGTCGCCGGGCGGAGACCCTTCGGCCAACGCGCGGTTCACGGGCTGCGTCCGCGCCCAGCACGGCACCACCGGCGCGCGGCACGATTCGGGACGGCCCGTCCGCATCTACGCCGTGCCGGTCACGGCGCTCGACGGATATCTTTCGCCCACGATCATCCAGGTGGGGGACGAGTGGTTCGGACCCGTCCAGCGCGATCCGGTGGGGCGTCCCTTCTGGACGTCGTTCGTGGTCAACGACAACGGGACGATGACGCCGCTGCCCCTGCGGCGCGGTCCGGCGGTCTTCGGCACGCCTCTGCAGGCCCACAGTCCCGGCGACCCCGTCCTGCCGACCTTTCTGGTGAGCGACACGAGCCTGTCGCCCACGCGATACAACCTGGGGCGCTACGATCGCGTGACGCTCGTGGATTCCTCCAACTACCGGGAGATGCACCGCGTGCGGCAGGCGGGGCCCCCGGTCGTCTGGTCGAACGCCACGGGGAGCTGGCAGCAGCAGATCTGGACGGGGATGTCCATCCAGGTTTCCGGCGGAGCGGGCCAGATCGCCGCCCTGGAAAATCCGGTGGGGCGCGAATTTCCGGCCGACGAGCTTTACACGCGCGTCCTGAAGTTTCCGTCCGGCGAACTTCTGGGCCTTCAGTGGATTCAGGCGGTCAATCCCTCCTTCACGGTCGGTCCTCTGGGGGAAGCCACGGTGGACGAGGTGAAAGCTTTCGCGTCGCCGAAGCGGGCGCTGCGGCTGGCGGCGGAGGCGTCGACCGACGCGGCGCAGCTGACGCTCGGCGGGCCTCCGATCGCCGAACGGGGCGGGCTTCTCAAGATCGGCGACGAATACGTCGGATACATGCGCGCCCAGGCCGGAGCGGTCACGCCGCTTCGACGCGGATGGCTGGGGTCGAACGCCCAGGTGCACGACGCCGGGGATTCCGTGATGGACCTGTACTTCATCCCCGTCTACGCGCTCCAGGGGGAGGTCGGGGCCACGGATCGGCGGATCCCGGTTCATCCGCGGCGGGGGGGCGGCGCCCTGCGGGATCTGCCGCCGCGGGGGTACGTGCTTCTCGATCAGGAAGTCGTCGGCTACGAATGGATCCAGGGCCAGGAGCTCGTGATGCCGCCCCGATGGGACGGCGTGACCGGACTCTACCGGGGGATGTTCGGAACCGCTCCGGCGTCCCATTCGGCGTCCTCGAGCCTGGCCTATGCGATTCCCTTCCGCTACTTCGACGGCTACAAGCCGCGCGAGTTCGACAACACGATGCCGTACTTCCAGTGGTCCACGCGGATGGACCTGGCGCGGTGGAGCAGTCTCTGGTGGGACCAGGAAGTGCCGCTCAACGACCCGAACGTCGTCGTCCACGCGCTCGTGCGGATCGACGCTCGCGGCGAATTCTGGGACAGCCCGGGGCTTTCGGACCGGACGCTGCTTCTGGATTTCACGGCCCCGCGGACGAAAAATCCGATCAACCGCGTGGGCTATCTCGAGGAGGCGGGGCAGTTCGACGTGAGGTTCCACGTGGAGTATCGTCCCGGGTCGTTCGACGCGACGCAGCCCTGGAACGCCCATTCCTGGAAGCGGGCGCCCAAGATCAAGGAGATCCGGGTGGACTATGACCGCCCGACGCAGACGCTTCACCGCGAAGACCGGTAACGACCTCCGGGGGGGCATGACGCTCGTCGAGCTCCTGGTGGCGTTCGTCATCCTCCTGATGATCATCGGGGCGCTCGTGTCCCTGACGACGCGGAGCCTGGAGAGCTGGACGGAGGGGGAAACCCGGAAGGAACGATACGACCGGGCGCGGACGGTCCTGGACGCGCTCGTGTCCGACCTGCGCAACCTCTACGTGGAAAACGAGATCTTTCTGGACGGCCAGAAGGTGCTCCTGCCGCCGATTCTCGCGTGCGACCTGGATCGGAACCGCGCGCCGCGGCTGCGGTTCGTCCGCTCGGGGCACCCGTCGGTGGTGAAGGTCCCGGGGGGGACGGGTGCCCCGGCTCGGCTCCTGCCGCCGATGTACTACGGAGCCACGTGGGAAATCGCCTACGTCCCCGATCCCGAGCCGGAGCGGGCCGTCCTCTGGCGGGCCGTGCGCCCCTTCGACCGCCAGCCGACGGCGGCGAGCCTGCTGCGCCCGCCGCCGCACTACAACCGCGCGTCGGACGGTTTCGGTTCGCGCTTCGTGCCGGTCGAGTCCGGAGTGCTCTGGGTCGGCTACCGCTTCTGGACGCAGTTCACGACGACGTGGGACGACGCCCATCCGGTGCGCCGCGTGGGGCCGCGCTCGCGGCAGCCTTCCGGGCCCGAGCGGCGGTGGGACTCCTGGCGCCGGGACGACAAGGAGTTCTTCTTCCACCGCCGGGCCTTCGATCCGACCAATCCGGACTTCGTCTACCCGGAGATCGTGGCGATCTCGGTCACGGTCGAAGGAGCGGGGCCGGAGACGCACGGGGTGAGGCTTCTGGAATCCTGCGACGAGCGCTCGAGCGTTCTGCGGCTGACGCACACGCAGGGACTGCCGGATCCGCCGTCCTTCGTGAAGATCGGGGCCGAGTGGATCGAGTACGCGGGGAAGACCTCGACGGAGCTGACGGGGCTGCGGCGGGGGCGCCGGGACACCGCGGCCGCGCCGCATCCGGCCGGGGCGGCCGTGCGGTTCGGAGAGACGTTCACCACGGAGGTGCGCCTGCCGGTCTATCGGGAGGCGCAGGAGCCATGAGGCGCCGGGGGGACGGATTCACGCTCCTGGAGGTCCTGATCGCGATCTCGATTCTCGTGCTCGGGGTCGCCTCGATTCTGCCGCTTTACGCGGTGGGGTCGGCGTCTCACCGGCGGGGGATGGACCAGGCGCAGGTGGCGTGGCTGGCGCCCCGGATCGCCGCGCGGCTCCAGGAGCGCCTGGTGGATCTGAACCCCAAGGACGTCCAGGGGTACGTGAAGCTTCTCGAGGACGGCGGAATCCTGGTGGACGACGCGGACGGACGCCTGAGCCAGGACCCCGCGGCCGCGTATTCCTTCCGCGCTTCCTTCGAGCCGATGATGCAGGTCGGGGACGCCCGGGATCCGATGCCGGCGGCGGCCTTTCTGCTCCGGGTCGAGATCCGCTGGCGGGACGGGCAGGAGCTTCTGGAGAAGTACGAGACGGTGGTGCTCCGGAAGCTCCTTCGTTGACGCCGCCGGGCGCCCGTGACAGAATGGCGGCCCGTCATGAAGAAGCGCGCGGCATGGGCGGCGTTCTGGGCGCTCCTGGCGGCTCCCGCCTGGGCGCTTCAGCAGGAGCGCGTGCCCGAGTCGGAGCCCGCCCGGCTCCCCGTGCGGTCCGCTCCTCCGGCGCGGCCCGAGGGGCTGTTCCTCAACTTCCTTCCGGCCGCCTTTCGGGGCGCCGCCGTTTTCGGCGGAGGGCTTTCGACGGGCCGGTTGCGCATGGATGTTCCCTTCGCGCTCGAGGTGGAAAGCGACGGCGTTCATCCGCCCGCCGAGTCCCGCCTGGAGTTCACCCGGATGGAATTCGACGCTCCCCTGGGGGGGATCGTGTTCGACTTCGATCTCGTGCGCGTCTCGGGACTTTTCTATCAGGGGCGGTGGGACGGCGAGGGGGTGCTGACCGAAAGCGACGGCGTGCGGCCCCCGGAGAGCCGGCCGGTCGATCTCGAGGGCGACGTCTACGGGCTCCGGGCGGCGGTGGAATGGCCCCTGGTGCGGTACCGGTCGGAGGGATTCGAGGCGTCGCTGGGGCCGGAATTCGGGCTCTTGTGGGTGCATCAGGAGCTGGAGCCGATTCCGGGCGCGGTGCGGCAGTTCGACGAGGATCCGGATCACATGGTGGGATCGCTGGGGCCGCGCCTGCGGGTGAAGGCGGTGCTGGGCGGCCTGGAGCTGTTCGCCGAGGGTTCGGCGGCCTACTGGTTCGACTCCCTGAAAGGCCGGGCGGTCGAGGCGGCGGTGGGGATCGGCTGGCGGCGCTGACGGGGATGAAGGGGGGCCGCGCCGCGTTCGTGGCGCTTCTTCGGGAGCGGGGGATCCGGCCGCGCCGGGCGCTGGGGCAGAATTTCCTTCTGGACGTCAATTTCCTGGAGGCGCTCGCGCGGGACTCCGGGGCCGGTCCGTCCGACGGGGTGATCGAGATCGGCTGCGGGCC comes from the Planctomycetota bacterium genome and includes:
- a CDS encoding EAL domain-containing protein, with protein sequence APAEAAGRTDFDFYAAPQARLAFEREQEIIRTGQGYADAEEQMISRDGREVWFSVTKLPLRDADGRIVGTYGVSRDVTDQKRQKDRLRESEALYHSLVDSLPQCIFRKDLELRVTFANKRLCAALGRPLEEILGKTDYDFFPPHLARKYQEDDRRVIRTGQIFETIEEHQDPGKELTYVHVVKVPILDSRGNVVGVEGIFWDETELYRARRRLEESEQRYALALEGANDGIWDWNLVTNEVYYSRRWKEMLGYREDEIGKKLEEWMKRVHPDDLPALRAAIHAHLSGRTAHFQSEHRVLHKQKAYRWVLSRGLAVRDAAGKPVRMAGSQTDITDRKRAEEELTHQAFYDPLTDLPNRALFLDRLKHAIRRAGRRGEGEATFAVLFLDVDRFKDVNDSLGHIVGDELLKAMARRLEETVRPGDTVARLGGDEFAILLESLRSAEDALDVAHRILESLRKPFSIADHEVFATASIGIVPGTLEGGPEDLLRDADTAMYRAKERGRACAEVFDRGMHARAVARLQLETDLRKAIERSEFRVYYQPIVSLAAGRVVGFEALARWQHPERGLVGPSEFVPLAEETGLIIPIDLWVLDQACRQTRRWQERFPSDPPLSINVNLSSRHFSQAGLAAHVEEILKETGLDPSSLRLEITESVILEDVKAISDMLQRLKGLKVQLYLDDFGTGYSSLGYLHRFPIDSLKIHHSFVGQLGKAEGQGELVRTITTLAGNLRMGVVAEGVETLDQVRTLRELRCDRVQGFLFSQPLPPEEAERLIGRPLLGDGNGRG
- a CDS encoding polysaccharide biosynthesis/export family protein, yielding MKTHFACAAALLAVSACGAETETRRADVPPTPVPPFAAAPAADAPPAAVPRSAPAPDPVLAPGDLLAISVFRQPDLQLEVRIPQEGKITYPLIGPVQAAGKTTAQLEQTLKQRLEKDFLHDPSVTVTVKEYAPRKVYVMGGVTKPGGYEVFPTSRLTLLQAIAAAEGLTDRAYKEYVQVVRRRGPAEREVLHVNLVQVERLLAQGHPEADLELWPDDLVVIPSAVRVAYVLGQVNKPGQVEVPNGARMTVSMAVSHAGSYTKFAATSRVMVLRTTPTGETRKYAVDLDAILNGRLELDLDLQPGDVVWVPERGIF
- a CDS encoding addiction module protein, with the protein product MEGAEKILKEASDLPVEERAFLVDSLLRTLNRPDPGIDRQWIAVVRQRLADLRGGGVRAIPAEDVFARLRDRFGR
- a CDS encoding type II toxin-antitoxin system RelE/ParE family toxin — translated: MTLSFHPEAAAELEAATAAYEDREPGLGLDFILEVQAAIERIVSFPEAWPILDGEVRRCLVHRFPFGILYACEASGIRILAVMHLHREPEYWKHRRGPTGTV
- a CDS encoding prepilin-type N-terminal cleavage/methylation domain-containing protein; protein product: MRRRGDGFTLLEVLIAISILVLGVASILPLYAVGSASHRRGMDQAQVAWLAPRIAARLQERLVDLNPKDVQGYVKLLEDGGILVDDADGRLSQDPAAAYSFRASFEPMMQVGDARDPMPAAAFLLRVEIRWRDGQELLEKYETVVLRKLLR